A stretch of Roseofilum reptotaenium CS-1145 DNA encodes these proteins:
- a CDS encoding serine/threonine protein kinase, which translates to MLQPEQVLSVQSTSSQPLEYQLHRKLGRTAAGRQTWLATDLRVNEPVTLKLLAFNPQMPWDELKLFEREAQVLQALDHPCIPEYRDYFSLDQQMGGGVPWFGLVQEYIPGVSLQEQLENGARFSEEEVKEIAASVLKILIYLHRLSPPVLHRDIKPSNIILGEDREVYLVDFGAVQSQAAVTGVTFTVVGTSGYAPLEQFWGRAVAASDLYALGATLIHVATGVPPVDLPHRENRIQFRDRSTLNPYLITWIEKMTDPALEKRFSSAQEAFDQLYNQPVAIETAQSTKFRHVPKPDNTLIYIWRSPTTLKLEVPSRFQRNTLRTTAIVLLCLMIIRSLFISILSLLQNPIVLLVGFLAIVTLILLFSATEIEVTFEKNSFKIEKKVLGYSYLTHTGVSEQLMGVFIHHENSATMVKLHCQNPTGEYTYAIAGALSPNEAAWLTHEIQDWLYLGIEGGE; encoded by the coding sequence ATGTTACAACCGGAACAAGTTTTATCGGTTCAATCAACTTCTTCCCAACCTCTAGAATACCAGTTACACCGGAAATTGGGGCGGACGGCAGCAGGTCGGCAAACTTGGCTGGCAACCGATTTAAGGGTGAATGAACCGGTAACCCTTAAGTTGTTGGCGTTTAATCCCCAGATGCCATGGGATGAGCTGAAGTTGTTTGAGCGGGAAGCGCAGGTTTTGCAAGCGCTCGATCATCCTTGTATTCCTGAATATCGGGATTATTTCTCTTTGGATCAACAGATGGGGGGAGGAGTTCCTTGGTTTGGGTTGGTGCAGGAGTATATCCCAGGGGTGTCGTTGCAGGAGCAGTTGGAGAATGGGGCGCGTTTTTCGGAAGAGGAAGTGAAGGAAATTGCAGCTTCGGTTCTGAAAATTTTAATCTATTTACACCGCCTAAGTCCCCCAGTGCTACATCGCGATATTAAGCCCAGTAATATTATTCTTGGTGAAGATCGGGAAGTATACTTAGTCGATTTTGGTGCAGTACAATCCCAAGCAGCGGTAACTGGAGTAACGTTTACGGTGGTGGGGACAAGTGGTTATGCACCGTTGGAACAGTTTTGGGGACGTGCGGTTGCCGCATCCGATCTGTATGCATTGGGGGCAACGTTGATTCATGTAGCGACTGGGGTTCCTCCGGTGGATCTGCCCCATCGGGAAAATCGCATCCAGTTTCGCGATCGCTCGACACTTAATCCCTATTTAATCACTTGGATCGAGAAAATGACCGATCCAGCCCTAGAGAAGCGGTTTAGCAGTGCCCAGGAAGCTTTCGATCAGCTCTATAACCAACCAGTAGCGATCGAAACAGCCCAGAGTACTAAGTTTCGCCATGTCCCGAAACCGGACAATACACTGATTTATATTTGGCGATCGCCCACTACCTTAAAGTTAGAGGTTCCCTCTAGATTTCAGCGCAATACGTTGAGAACTACTGCCATCGTTCTACTCTGCTTGATGATTATACGATCGCTGTTTATCAGTATTCTCAGTTTGCTTCAGAATCCGATCGTTTTGCTGGTTGGCTTTTTGGCGATTGTTACCCTGATTTTATTATTTTCAGCGACTGAAATTGAAGTGACGTTTGAGAAAAATAGTTTTAAGATTGAAAAGAAAGTTTTGGGTTACAGTTACCTCACTCATACCGGGGTGTCCGAGCAGTTAATGGGGGTATTTATTCATCATGAAAATTCTGCCACGATGGTGAAACTCCATTGCCAAAATCCGACTGGGGAATATACTTATGCGATCGCAGGAGCGTTAAGTCCCAATGAAGCGGCTTGGCTCACCCATGAAATCCAAGACTGGCTCTATTTGGGAATCGAGGGTGGGGAATAA
- a CDS encoding peroxiredoxin-like family protein, whose translation MGLTEHLNKTSQAVFADLSASIKARFKEATEELQNSGIIEQACQNGDLAPDFSLPNTMGKTITLSELLKVGPVIISFYRGKWCTFCNLELQAFQRISPNLKDLGTTLVAISPQTFDHSSGTVDQNQLIFDVLSDRGNAIARSYGLVFRLPESLRVLYQSFDIDLPAYNGDETFELPIPATYIISQDGKVALSFINADYTQRLDPRDIMKTLRSLKNGQS comes from the coding sequence ATGGGTTTAACCGAACATTTAAATAAGACATCCCAAGCTGTTTTTGCTGACCTCTCTGCAAGCATTAAAGCCAGATTCAAGGAAGCAACTGAAGAATTACAGAACTCTGGGATTATCGAGCAAGCCTGTCAAAACGGAGACTTAGCTCCTGACTTCTCCTTACCGAATACAATGGGGAAAACCATCACCCTTAGTGAGTTACTTAAAGTCGGGCCAGTGATCATTTCCTTCTATCGAGGGAAATGGTGTACGTTTTGCAACCTAGAATTACAAGCTTTCCAGCGCATCTCTCCCAACTTAAAAGATCTAGGAACTACTCTCGTTGCCATTTCACCTCAAACTTTTGATCATTCATCTGGCACAGTTGACCAAAATCAACTCATATTTGATGTTCTCAGCGATCGCGGTAATGCCATCGCTCGAAGCTATGGTTTAGTCTTTCGCTTACCAGAATCTCTCCGAGTCCTCTATCAAAGCTTTGACATCGATCTTCCCGCTTACAATGGTGATGAAACCTTTGAATTACCTATTCCAGCAACCTACATTATTAGTCAAGATGGTAAAGTTGCTCTATCTTTTATCAATGCAGATTACACTCAACGCCTTGACCCTCGGGACATTATGAAAACGTTACGCTCTCTTAAAAATGGGCAATCTTAA
- a CDS encoding GFA family protein: MKATGHCQCGAVTYSAEGIETDVHSCHCNICVRWTGGPAFAVSVGQVTFEGEENISRFDSSEWAERGFCRRCGTHLFYRLKEADQYMLWMGTFDDSTQFNLAGEIFIDQKPHFYDLAGDHPRLTGEEFMASIMNN; encoded by the coding sequence ATGAAAGCAACAGGACATTGCCAGTGTGGTGCAGTTACCTACTCGGCCGAAGGGATAGAAACAGATGTTCATAGTTGTCACTGCAACATCTGTGTACGATGGACAGGTGGCCCTGCATTTGCTGTGAGTGTTGGTCAAGTCACATTTGAAGGAGAGGAAAATATCAGTCGATTTGATTCATCAGAATGGGCCGAGCGAGGATTTTGTCGTCGTTGTGGGACTCATCTTTTCTATCGTTTGAAAGAGGCAGATCAATATATGCTTTGGATGGGCACGTTTGATGATTCAACCCAATTCAATCTGGCCGGAGAAATCTTCATTGACCAAAAGCCCCACTTCTATGATTTAGCAGGCGATCACCCACGACTAACCGGTGAAGAATTTATGGCTTCAATCATGAACAATTAA
- a CDS encoding ribonuclease Z, translating into MQITFLGTSSGVPTRSRNVSAIALRLPQKSELWLFDCGEGTQHQFQRSDLKVSQLRRIFVTHMHGDHIFGLMGLLASCGLAGSMEQIDIYGPPKLSEYLQGCIRYSQTHFSYPVKVHTVEPGVIYEDAEYRVICGPLKHKVPAFGYRVQEKDRPGRFDVARAQSLGIPPGPLYGKLKKGEWITLPDGRKIHGAKLCGPTQVGRSFVYCTDTIFCEGAVDLAQNADLLVHESTFAHQDAQLAYDRLHSTSTMAAQVALAAKVKQLMLTHFSPRYAPGNALQLEDLLTEARAIFPETDMAHDFLSYEIARQISNH; encoded by the coding sequence GTGCAAATAACTTTTCTTGGAACTAGCTCCGGTGTCCCTACGCGATCGCGTAATGTTTCGGCGATCGCCCTTCGTCTTCCTCAAAAGTCTGAACTCTGGCTCTTTGACTGCGGAGAAGGGACTCAGCACCAATTCCAACGCAGCGATCTCAAAGTTAGCCAACTTCGGCGAATCTTCGTGACTCACATGCATGGCGATCACATCTTTGGCCTGATGGGTTTACTTGCCAGTTGTGGGTTAGCCGGAAGCATGGAACAAATCGATATTTATGGCCCTCCCAAACTGAGCGAATACCTGCAAGGATGTATCCGCTATTCCCAAACCCACTTTTCCTATCCAGTTAAGGTGCATACTGTAGAACCCGGTGTAATTTATGAAGATGCAGAATATCGCGTCATCTGCGGCCCCTTAAAACATAAAGTTCCCGCCTTTGGCTATCGAGTGCAAGAAAAAGACCGTCCAGGACGCTTTGATGTTGCTCGCGCTCAGTCTCTTGGCATTCCGCCCGGCCCCCTCTATGGCAAGCTGAAAAAAGGAGAATGGATTACGCTCCCTGACGGGCGCAAAATTCACGGTGCGAAACTTTGTGGCCCCACTCAAGTGGGCAGAAGTTTTGTGTATTGCACCGATACTATCTTTTGTGAAGGAGCAGTAGACTTAGCCCAAAATGCTGATTTACTAGTACATGAATCTACCTTTGCCCATCAAGATGCCCAACTCGCCTACGATCGCCTCCATTCTACTTCTACTATGGCCGCTCAAGTTGCCCTAGCTGCCAAAGTTAAGCAACTCATGCTCACCCATTTTAGTCCCCGATATGCCCCAGGCAACGCCCTACAACTGGAAGATTTATTAACTGAAGCACGGGCAATTTTTCCCGAAACGGATATGGCCCATGATTTTCTTAGTTATGAAATTGCTCGCCAAATCTCCAATCATTAA
- a CDS encoding DUF4327 family protein, whose translation MMPTLQYSITMIKDEARHLVDVGSVERLQPIYSLCRYIPSREWESVELELENHGYLLRDRIVDLLGREDWRED comes from the coding sequence ATGATGCCAACTCTGCAATACTCAATCACCATGATTAAAGATGAAGCCCGTCATTTAGTTGATGTGGGTTCCGTCGAGAGGTTACAGCCGATTTACAGTTTGTGCCGTTATATTCCCAGTCGAGAATGGGAATCTGTAGAATTAGAATTAGAAAACCACGGATATTTACTGCGCGATCGCATTGTTGATTTACTGGGCAGAGAAGACTGGAGAGAAGACTAA
- the glgA gene encoding glycogen synthase GlgA — MKILFVAAEAAPLAKVGGMGDVVGALPKVLRKKGHDVRVFMPYYGFLPDKIDIPEEPVWKGTAMFQDFEIYQAFLPKSDVPLYLFGHPSFSGRNVYFGEDEGWRFTLFANAAAEFAWNYWRPSIVHCHDWHAGMLPVWLHETPDINTVFTIHNLAYQGPWRWYLDQITWCPWYMEGHNTMAAAVQFANKVTTVSPTYSEQIKTSEYGENLEGLLSYVSGKSIGILNGIDTESYNPQTDRYLYQNFNADTLEKRPINKVSLQEEIGLEVNKGAFLIGMVTRLVEQKGIDLALQILDRFMAYTDAQFVLLGTGDRYYETQMWDLASRYRGRVSVQLLYNDALARRIYAGCDAFLMPSRFEPCGISQMLAMRYGCIPIVRRTGGLVDTVSFHDPAKELGTGYCFDRYEPLDLFSSMIKAMEGFRYKEYWKKLQQRAMRQNYSWDLSADQYIKIYEEIFPDAPPPPPPAPKPQEEEETKETAAEEPKPSAGSTSL, encoded by the coding sequence ATGAAGATTTTATTTGTTGCCGCAGAAGCAGCACCATTGGCTAAAGTGGGTGGTATGGGTGATGTCGTTGGTGCACTGCCCAAAGTCTTACGAAAAAAGGGTCATGATGTGCGGGTTTTCATGCCCTATTATGGTTTTTTACCGGATAAAATAGATATCCCGGAAGAACCGGTTTGGAAAGGAACAGCAATGTTCCAAGATTTTGAAATTTATCAGGCTTTTTTACCTAAATCTGATGTGCCGCTCTATTTGTTTGGCCATCCTTCTTTTTCGGGGCGCAATGTCTATTTTGGCGAAGATGAAGGATGGAGGTTTACGTTATTTGCGAATGCGGCTGCTGAGTTTGCTTGGAATTATTGGCGACCCAGTATTGTCCATTGCCATGATTGGCACGCGGGCATGTTGCCGGTGTGGTTGCATGAAACACCAGATATTAATACTGTGTTTACGATTCATAATTTGGCCTATCAAGGTCCTTGGCGTTGGTATTTAGACCAGATTACTTGGTGTCCTTGGTATATGGAAGGCCATAATACTATGGCAGCAGCCGTGCAATTTGCTAATAAGGTGACGACGGTTTCGCCAACTTATTCGGAACAGATTAAAACCTCAGAATATGGTGAAAATTTAGAGGGTTTACTTTCTTATGTGAGCGGTAAAAGTATCGGTATTTTGAATGGTATTGATACAGAGAGTTATAATCCACAAACGGACAGATATCTGTATCAGAATTTTAATGCAGATACGTTGGAAAAACGCCCGATAAATAAGGTTTCTTTACAGGAAGAAATTGGATTGGAAGTTAATAAAGGGGCGTTTTTAATTGGGATGGTTACCCGGTTAGTTGAGCAGAAGGGGATCGATCTGGCGCTGCAAATTCTGGATCGGTTTATGGCGTATACGGATGCCCAGTTTGTGTTGTTGGGAACGGGCGATCGCTATTATGAAACGCAAATGTGGGATTTGGCTTCCCGCTATCGAGGACGGGTTTCGGTTCAGTTGCTCTATAATGATGCCCTAGCTCGACGCATTTATGCCGGATGTGATGCGTTCTTGATGCCGTCTCGGTTTGAGCCTTGTGGCATTAGCCAAATGTTAGCGATGCGTTATGGTTGCATTCCCATTGTGCGTCGTACCGGCGGTTTAGTGGATACGGTGAGCTTCCACGATCCGGCGAAAGAGTTAGGAACTGGGTATTGCTTCGATCGCTACGAACCCCTAGATTTGTTTAGCTCTATGATTAAGGCGATGGAAGGCTTCCGATATAAGGAATATTGGAAAAAACTGCAACAGCGAGCGATGCGCCAAAATTATAGTTGGGATCTTTCAGCAGATCAGTATATCAAGATCTATGAGGAAATCTTCCCGGATGCTCCTCCTCCGCCTCCTCCAGCTCCTAAACCACAGGAAGAAGAAGAAACAAAAGAAACGGCAGCAGAAGAACCGAAGCCTTCTGCTGGGAGTACCAGTTTATAG
- the recA gene encoding recombinase RecA gives MPAKTSENSDKQKALKAVLTQIERSFGKGAIMRLGDVGRMKVETIPTGALTLDLALGGGLPKGRVIEIYGPESSGKTTLALHAISEVQKGGGVAAFVDAEHALDPTYASVLGVDIENLLVSQPDTGEMALEVVDQLVRSAAVDIVVVDSVAALVPRSEIEGDMGDAPMGAQARLMSQAMRKITGNIGKSGCTVIFLNQLRQKIGVVYGNPETTTGGNALKFYASVRLDIRRIQTLKKGSEEYGIRAKVKVAKNKVAPPFRIAEFDIIFGKGISSMGCLLDIAEETGVITKKGAWYSKDGNNIGQGRDNTIQYMQENLPFTQGVENQVRQKLDMGAVVSANSVTPVSEEDVNGLTNGGDLPDLNVELEEEELEL, from the coding sequence ATGCCTGCAAAAACCAGCGAAAATTCCGATAAGCAGAAAGCCCTGAAAGCCGTTCTCACCCAGATTGAGCGTAGTTTTGGTAAAGGTGCAATCATGCGCCTGGGTGATGTGGGGCGGATGAAAGTCGAAACCATTCCTACAGGGGCACTCACCCTAGATTTAGCCCTAGGGGGAGGGTTACCCAAAGGGCGAGTGATTGAAATCTACGGCCCAGAAAGTTCTGGGAAAACCACCTTAGCACTCCATGCCATTTCTGAAGTCCAGAAAGGGGGAGGTGTAGCCGCCTTTGTGGATGCCGAACATGCCCTAGATCCCACCTATGCCTCAGTTTTGGGTGTTGATATTGAAAACTTGCTCGTTTCCCAGCCCGATACGGGAGAAATGGCTCTAGAGGTAGTCGATCAGTTGGTGCGATCGGCTGCGGTTGATATTGTAGTCGTAGACTCTGTAGCAGCTTTAGTCCCCCGCTCAGAAATTGAAGGCGATATGGGAGATGCGCCCATGGGTGCCCAAGCCCGATTGATGAGCCAAGCTATGCGTAAAATCACGGGTAATATTGGCAAATCAGGCTGTACCGTGATCTTTCTCAACCAACTGCGGCAAAAAATTGGTGTCGTTTATGGCAATCCTGAAACCACTACTGGCGGTAATGCCCTCAAGTTCTATGCCTCTGTTCGTCTCGATATCCGCCGTATCCAAACTTTGAAAAAAGGTTCAGAAGAATACGGGATTCGGGCGAAAGTGAAAGTAGCTAAAAACAAGGTTGCTCCTCCCTTCCGGATTGCCGAATTTGATATTATTTTTGGTAAAGGTATCTCCTCTATGGGCTGTCTTTTGGATATTGCCGAAGAGACTGGAGTGATTACCAAAAAAGGTGCTTGGTACAGTAAAGATGGTAATAATATTGGCCAAGGACGAGATAATACCATTCAGTATATGCAGGAGAATCTTCCGTTTACTCAAGGGGTGGAAAATCAGGTACGCCAGAAACTCGATATGGGAGCGGTGGTTTCTGCTAACTCCGTAACCCCAGTCAGTGAGGAGGACGTTAATGGATTGACTAATGGTGGTGATTTACCCGATCTCAACGTTGAGCTTGAAGAGGAGGAGTTAGAATTGTAG
- a CDS encoding aldo/keto reductase: MQYRRFGRTDLPMPIFSCGGMRYQYKWQDKALSEIPEDNQKNLEATIRRGLDLGITHIETARGYGTSELQLGQILPKLPRDRFIIQTKVSPQADPEVFRQNLETSLQNLQLDTIDLLGIHGINTQEIIHQTVRPGGCLDVAREYQKQGRIRFIGFSTHGPTDIITQAIETGEFDYVNLHWYYINQRNWPAIEAAQRHDVGVFIISPSDKGGQLYKPPQKLVDLCAPLSPMVFNDLFCLSHPQVHTLSLGAACPSDFDEHLKVLSLLDRADEVLTPILSRLQEAAIATFGENWYKTWHVGLPTPEATPNQINIHTILWLRNLALAYDLVEYAKMRYNLLGNGSHWFPGNKAHNLKVDLAPCLANSPHADIIPDLLREADQLLGGQEVKRLSQS, encoded by the coding sequence ATGCAGTATCGACGATTTGGCAGAACCGATCTCCCGATGCCTATCTTCTCCTGTGGAGGAATGCGCTATCAATACAAGTGGCAAGATAAGGCTCTATCGGAGATTCCAGAAGATAATCAGAAAAATCTAGAAGCAACCATTCGCCGTGGCTTAGACCTGGGAATTACCCATATCGAAACGGCTAGGGGATATGGCACATCAGAGCTACAATTGGGTCAGATTTTACCGAAATTGCCCCGCGATCGGTTCATTATCCAAACCAAGGTTTCTCCCCAAGCCGACCCCGAAGTCTTTCGCCAAAACCTTGAAACTTCCCTCCAGAACCTGCAACTCGATACCATCGATCTGTTAGGCATTCACGGAATTAATACTCAAGAGATTATCCATCAAACTGTTCGTCCTGGAGGCTGTTTAGATGTGGCTCGCGAGTACCAAAAACAGGGCAGAATTCGCTTTATTGGCTTCTCTACTCACGGCCCCACGGATATCATTACCCAAGCGATTGAAACGGGTGAATTTGATTATGTAAACCTCCATTGGTACTACATTAATCAACGCAACTGGCCGGCTATTGAAGCGGCTCAAAGGCATGATGTGGGAGTGTTTATCATTAGTCCTTCGGATAAAGGAGGACAACTCTATAAACCGCCGCAAAAACTGGTAGATCTTTGCGCTCCTCTAAGTCCGATGGTGTTTAATGACCTGTTTTGTCTGAGTCATCCCCAAGTCCATACTCTGAGTTTAGGTGCAGCCTGTCCGAGTGATTTTGACGAGCATCTAAAGGTATTATCCCTTTTAGATCGGGCGGATGAAGTCTTAACACCTATTCTGAGTCGTTTGCAAGAAGCGGCGATCGCCACTTTCGGGGAAAATTGGTACAAAACGTGGCATGTTGGCCTGCCGACTCCTGAAGCTACTCCCAACCAGATCAATATTCATACCATTCTCTGGCTCAGGAATCTGGCCCTAGCCTACGATTTAGTCGAGTATGCCAAAATGCGCTATAACCTGCTCGGTAATGGCAGTCACTGGTTTCCCGGCAATAAAGCCCATAACCTCAAGGTTGACCTGGCTCCCTGTTTAGCCAACAGTCCCCATGCCGATATTATTCCCGATCTTCTCCGAGAAGCCGACCAATTGCTGGGTGGGCAAGAGGTCAAGCGCCTATCCCAGTCGTAA